The genomic stretch GGAATACACCACCGTGCACAACAAGCCCGTAGCCGCACCAGCAAGCGTGCCAAGAGCAACGCGAACAATACCCATGGCGTGAGTGTATAGCCGCATGCGCGTGCCGCGCCAACCTCACCTACCGGCGAGTGTAGATTTTCAGCCCGCCGGTAAAGCCTGCAAGAATATGCCCATGACCCTCGTACTACGCGCCAAGTCCACCCGGCTGTTTACGTTCCTGTTCATTTTCCTGGCAGGTGCCACACTCATCGCATCCACCATCAACGGCGGCGTGCGCGAGTTGCTGTGGGCAACCCCCGTGTGCGGGCTTATTGTTGCCATTGGTTGGGCCGTGTTTTGGAATCCGCGCGTGGAAGTGGGCCCTTCCGGGGTGCGCGTCGTCAACATCGTGCGCGAATACCTCGTGCCGTGGACTGACCTGCGCCTAGCCGAAAACCGTTGGGGACTCTACATTTACACGCGCCATGATTCTCGCAAGATCAGCGCGTGGGCAGTGCCGTCCAATGTTGGGTTGCTGTCTAACTCGTGGCGCGACCGGAAGAAAACCCCGGAAAGCCCCGCCTCTATTAACTGGGAGGACGGCGGGCGGGTCACCAAATTCGCTCACGTCCGCTTCGTCACCGATCTCATCCAATCGC from Trueperella bialowiezensis encodes the following:
- a CDS encoding PH domain-containing protein is translated as MTLVLRAKSTRLFTFLFIFLAGATLIASTINGGVRELLWATPVCGLIVAIGWAVFWNPRVEVGPSGVRVVNIVREYLVPWTDLRLAENRWGLYIYTRHDSRKISAWAVPSNVGLLSNSWRDRKKTPESPASINWEDGGRVTKFAHVRFVTDLIQSRAGHLRKNPRLRAELASQNGEQWPDRTTVNVQVAPIAAVGTLFALTALMFATN